Proteins from one Halovivax limisalsi genomic window:
- a CDS encoding carboxypeptidase-like regulatory domain-containing protein, with amino-acid sequence MPMLESLDGDIGMLRQLGRVDAAFEIIQAASDEAGEASAKLEAENAMKSAYANVEANFFDMWTAKMTRAMNRAARADSTEALGIADPFDWARNGSVEQDDHDTALHVLLDDQDVDGYGNSATVELVDGSTHGVTVAAGDDPSTNDRLRLFPWAKVPNVSANYSHADFEYCDDITSAYDFATREWSGAGALGGTGLIAQERDGAGSVRFLDARDYWDIHKKLIDQLNEELAHVETMVSNLYQPAVEGKVDFSKIASGSAMLEAAQDGELETWKEVAGVYRALWIPESEKPVVISLENGVELEGLLFWTEPSDTLQVGESINPSIIGRFYMAAEIRYVPPTPETSTATMTILVEDSEGNGIEGATIDVKGQDLSYTTDADGAADVDLSGDSATLYISDGGTTASETGITIGVEDGTTLAVTHDGSDRTSYEADPFDHSTLTPEDEGTALPVQLTEPFTLEGIDGGGSELDFVIPDRVEPDDDFDAYKGAVEDAADNEQETREETNEIIVESGGISFPGLGDVGGGGLLAGAAAVIGVGWLFGKASGGE; translated from the coding sequence TTGCCCATGCTCGAATCGTTAGATGGCGATATCGGAATGCTTCGGCAACTCGGACGGGTTGACGCGGCGTTCGAGATCATCCAGGCGGCGAGCGACGAGGCCGGTGAGGCATCGGCGAAACTCGAAGCCGAGAACGCCATGAAATCGGCCTATGCCAACGTCGAGGCGAACTTCTTCGACATGTGGACAGCAAAGATGACCCGGGCCATGAACCGTGCTGCCAGAGCCGATTCGACGGAGGCGCTGGGGATTGCTGACCCGTTCGACTGGGCTCGGAATGGGAGCGTCGAGCAGGACGACCACGACACCGCTCTGCACGTCCTGCTGGATGATCAGGATGTTGATGGATATGGAAATAGCGCGACGGTCGAACTCGTCGACGGGTCGACGCACGGCGTGACCGTCGCTGCTGGCGACGATCCGAGCACAAACGACCGTCTTCGGCTCTTTCCGTGGGCCAAGGTGCCGAACGTGTCGGCGAACTATTCTCACGCTGATTTCGAATACTGTGATGACATAACGAGTGCGTACGATTTCGCAACTCGCGAGTGGTCTGGTGCTGGCGCTCTGGGTGGTACCGGCCTGATCGCGCAGGAACGAGACGGAGCGGGGTCTGTGCGGTTCCTCGACGCTCGCGACTACTGGGATATCCACAAAAAGCTGATCGATCAGTTAAACGAAGAACTCGCCCACGTCGAGACGATGGTCTCGAACCTCTACCAGCCGGCTGTCGAGGGCAAGGTAGACTTCAGCAAGATCGCCAGCGGATCGGCGATGCTTGAAGCGGCTCAAGACGGCGAGTTGGAGACGTGGAAGGAAGTTGCGGGAGTCTACCGGGCACTCTGGATACCTGAGTCCGAGAAGCCGGTCGTAATCTCGCTGGAGAACGGCGTCGAACTCGAAGGGTTGCTATTCTGGACCGAGCCGAGCGACACGCTCCAGGTCGGCGAGTCGATCAACCCCAGCATCATCGGTCGCTTCTACATGGCAGCCGAGATCCGCTACGTGCCACCCACTCCCGAGACCTCGACCGCGACGATGACGATACTCGTCGAAGACTCCGAAGGCAATGGGATCGAGGGCGCGACGATCGACGTCAAGGGCCAGGATCTGAGCTATACGACCGACGCCGACGGCGCGGCCGACGTCGACCTATCCGGTGACTCGGCAACGCTCTACATCTCGGACGGTGGGACGACGGCCTCCGAGACGGGGATCACGATCGGCGTCGAGGACGGCACGACGCTGGCGGTCACGCATGACGGTTCGGACCGGACCAGCTATGAGGCCGACCCCTTCGATCACTCGACCCTAACCCCCGAGGATGAGGGGACTGCCTTGCCGGTCCAACTGACCGAACCGTTCACGCTCGAAGGGATCGACGGCGGCGGGTCAGAACTCGACTTCGTCATCCCTGACCGAGTCGAGCCAGATGATGACTTCGACGCGTACAAAGGAGCAGTCGAGGACGCCGCCGACAACGAACAGGAAACCCGTGAGGAGACGAACGAGATTATCGTCGAGTCGGGCGGCATCTCGTTCCCCGGTCTCGGCGACGTCGGCGGCGGTGGTCTGCTCGCTGGCGCGGCTGCCGTGATCGGTGTCGGCTGGCTGTTCGGCAAAGCGAGTGGTGGTGAGTGA
- a CDS encoding DNA adenine methylase, which yields MSAFPYIGGKTRLAPWVIDHLPPHTCYVEPFGGSASVLLNKPRSDVEVFNDKDSDVVTFFRVARERPEELAEWCARVPFSEQLHTEWADAFFEGERPEDDVEHAGQWLFLRYSQYAGKVARKSGFKRESPLDERGSRNARNWMNAPERIAEVAERFRGVSIVHEDYQAILERYDSPETVFYVDPPYWKKEDLYRESAEHEALEAALGDVEADVLVSYTEVPPGLYNGEQWHVIEREAVHSAAGTGKMATERLITNFEPSTDRAFNQHSVADFGDHAPARTDGGERRVE from the coding sequence ATGTCCGCGTTCCCCTACATCGGCGGGAAAACGCGCCTGGCCCCGTGGGTGATCGATCACCTGCCGCCGCACACCTGCTACGTCGAGCCGTTCGGCGGGTCGGCGTCGGTCCTGCTGAACAAACCGCGAAGCGACGTCGAGGTATTCAACGACAAGGATAGCGACGTCGTGACGTTCTTCCGGGTCGCGCGGGAGCGGCCGGAGGAACTGGCCGAGTGGTGCGCGCGGGTTCCGTTCAGCGAGCAGCTACACACCGAATGGGCGGATGCGTTCTTCGAGGGCGAGCGCCCCGAGGATGACGTCGAACACGCGGGCCAGTGGCTCTTTCTCCGGTACAGTCAGTACGCGGGGAAGGTCGCCCGCAAATCCGGATTCAAACGCGAGAGCCCACTCGACGAACGCGGATCGCGAAACGCGCGAAACTGGATGAACGCCCCCGAACGGATCGCCGAGGTGGCCGAGCGATTCCGCGGCGTGTCGATCGTTCACGAGGACTACCAGGCGATTCTGGAGCGTTACGATTCGCCCGAGACCGTCTTCTACGTCGATCCGCCGTATTGGAAGAAGGAAGACCTGTATCGGGAGAGCGCCGAACACGAGGCGCTTGAGGCGGCCCTGGGTGACGTCGAGGCTGACGTTCTGGTTAGCTACACCGAAGTCCCGCCGGGGCTGTACAACGGCGAGCAGTGGCACGTAATCGAGCGCGAGGCGGTCCACTCCGCTGCGGGGACCGGGAAGATGGCGACCGAACGGCTCATTACGAACTTCGAGCCGTCGACGGACCGCGCGTTCAACCAGCACTCGGTGGCCGATTTCGGCGATCACGCACCGGCCCGGACTGACGGAGGTGAGCGCCGTGTCGAGTGA
- a CDS encoding MarR family transcriptional regulator, translated as MSIDIDRFEEGSPDELRELSNPERVLRFLYGNRERAWKASEIAARTSVSENSIHPVLSRLEDRELVRHKGPYWAITDDLDRLRRAYDTHRVTQLFDDLYGSEDRDEWVSASEDGD; from the coding sequence ATGTCGATCGATATCGATCGGTTCGAGGAAGGCTCGCCGGACGAACTCCGGGAGCTGAGCAACCCGGAGCGCGTCCTTCGGTTTCTCTACGGAAATCGCGAGCGCGCCTGGAAGGCGAGCGAAATTGCCGCGCGAACGTCGGTTTCGGAGAACTCGATTCACCCGGTCCTCTCTCGCCTGGAGGACCGGGAGCTCGTTCGGCACAAGGGACCGTACTGGGCCATCACCGACGACCTCGATCGCCTTCGACGGGCGTACGATACGCACCGCGTAACCCAGCTCTTCGACGATCTCTACGGGAGCGAGGATCGAGACGAGTGGGTTTCGGCGAGTGAGGACGGTGACTGA
- a CDS encoding type II toxin-antitoxin system PemK/MazF family toxin, which produces MGLERGTIVYADDPFKGADAGRPWLVCNTSQMPFAEQQSIALTLTTKTWYDERICIAATDVVDGELPRSSSILPWAIASIERDAIDERLARVAPSLVDEAILHCVSYLGLDPTEWR; this is translated from the coding sequence ATGGGACTCGAGCGCGGAACCATCGTGTACGCTGACGACCCGTTCAAAGGAGCTGACGCCGGAAGACCGTGGCTCGTCTGCAACACGTCGCAGATGCCGTTCGCCGAGCAGCAATCGATCGCGCTCACCCTGACGACGAAGACGTGGTACGACGAACGGATTTGCATCGCAGCAACCGACGTGGTAGACGGGGAACTCCCCCGGTCGAGTTCGATTCTTCCCTGGGCGATCGCCTCCATCGAGCGCGATGCGATCGACGAACGGCTCGCACGGGTGGCGCCGTCGCTCGTCGACGAAGCGATTCTGCACTGCGTGTCGTACCTCGGCCTCGATCCGACCGAGTGGCGCTGA
- a CDS encoding ATP-binding protein: protein MTDFVDREEELSRLRSLYESEAAELAVIYGRRRLGKTELVKQSLDGYDDAVVYQAKQKTNALQLEQFVEIAAESYPGVTRIREDWGDVLGYLAEQDAILVLDEFPYLVEQDRSLPSVLQAMFDHELDDSATTIVIVGSSISMMEEAALLGNGPLYGRSSVKLDVRQLPFAAAMEFFDGAYAADEQVCTWGVFGGVPYYLEEVAPKATLAENVQRTILSRHGSLHNEPDYVLRMELTEPTRYFSILEAIAGGSTSRNEIAGTTGIEYNQLSKYLNRLARLRLVDQRVPITEQKERSKRSRYHIRDPFFRFWFHFVYGTGDRYDELGDDAYEALIEPELADFVSQSFEELSQSALRTLYPEYTITDTGRWWYDDHEIDVVGLTTEETLLVGECKFQRSPLGYDAFSKLQRHVEELRWTPDTGGERVERYALFSRSGFKPSVEEAAEERDDLRLFAVEDVVSALQS from the coding sequence ATGACCGATTTCGTCGATCGCGAAGAAGAACTCTCCCGCCTCCGTTCACTTTACGAATCGGAGGCCGCAGAACTCGCGGTGATCTACGGCAGACGGCGGCTCGGAAAGACAGAACTCGTCAAGCAATCGCTGGACGGATACGACGACGCCGTCGTCTACCAGGCGAAACAGAAGACGAACGCGCTCCAGCTCGAGCAGTTCGTCGAGATCGCCGCGGAATCGTATCCCGGCGTGACGCGTATCCGGGAAGACTGGGGGGACGTGCTCGGATATTTAGCCGAACAGGACGCGATACTCGTCCTCGACGAGTTTCCCTATTTGGTCGAACAAGACCGAAGTCTCCCGTCGGTGCTCCAGGCGATGTTCGACCACGAGCTCGACGATTCGGCGACGACGATCGTGATCGTCGGCTCGTCGATCAGCATGATGGAAGAGGCCGCCCTTCTCGGGAACGGTCCGCTCTACGGCCGCTCCTCGGTCAAACTCGACGTGAGACAGCTCCCGTTCGCCGCCGCGATGGAGTTTTTCGACGGCGCGTACGCGGCGGACGAACAGGTCTGTACGTGGGGCGTTTTCGGCGGCGTTCCGTACTATCTCGAAGAGGTCGCTCCGAAGGCGACGCTGGCAGAAAACGTCCAGCGAACGATCCTCTCCCGTCACGGCTCGCTCCACAACGAACCCGACTACGTGCTGCGTATGGAGCTGACGGAACCGACGCGATACTTCTCGATTCTCGAAGCGATCGCGGGCGGGAGTACGAGCCGCAACGAGATCGCGGGGACGACGGGGATCGAGTACAATCAGCTCTCGAAGTATCTGAACCGACTCGCTCGGCTGCGGCTGGTCGACCAGCGCGTCCCGATTACGGAGCAAAAAGAACGGAGTAAGCGCAGTCGGTACCACATTCGTGACCCGTTCTTCCGCTTCTGGTTCCACTTCGTCTACGGGACGGGAGATCGATACGACGAACTCGGCGACGACGCCTACGAGGCGCTCATCGAACCCGAGCTGGCCGACTTCGTCAGTCAGTCGTTCGAAGAATTGAGCCAATCTGCACTTCGGACGCTCTATCCGGAGTATACGATCACGGATACGGGACGGTGGTGGTACGACGACCACGAGATCGACGTCGTCGGATTGACGACCGAGGAAACGCTGCTCGTCGGCGAGTGCAAGTTCCAGCGCTCGCCGCTCGGGTACGACGCGTTCTCGAAGCTGCAGCGCCACGTCGAAGAACTGCGGTGGACGCCCGATACGGGTGGCGAGCGGGTCGAACGGTACGCGCTGTTTTCGCGAAGCGGTTTCAAACCCTCCGTCGAAGAAGCCGCCGAAGAGCGCGACGATCTCCGGTTGTTCGCCGTCGAAGACGTCGTTTCGGCGCTGCAATCGTAG
- a CDS encoding DUF7692 domain-containing protein: MGRTTIPASVRIRTDDGNEWRFDCIEKAATFYDCNRSDAVAYACEDLTQQVAAARTVLERDDLTAEQRREIAETLSTRAVCFEVESLVSVEKSNDN, translated from the coding sequence ATGGGTCGAACCACAATCCCGGCGAGCGTCCGAATTCGGACTGACGACGGCAACGAGTGGCGCTTTGACTGTATCGAGAAGGCAGCCACCTTCTATGACTGTAATCGGAGTGACGCCGTTGCCTACGCCTGTGAGGATCTTACTCAGCAGGTTGCAGCCGCCCGGACGGTCCTCGAGCGCGACGACCTCACCGCCGAGCAGCGCCGCGAGATAGCCGAGACGCTATCAACAAGGGCTGTCTGCTTCGAAGTTGAATCACTAGTTTCGGTCGAGAAAAGTAATGACAACTAA
- a CDS encoding MarR family transcriptional regulator: protein MSEIETVAPTGHEFTVNYNYGHDGLTPYWATRASMGSTGGSRKARFKLDGERWIATLYHQESGIVHPGDETPQGTPFEFDRVLEPRLAIERHPDEDPPEKQSLNAHMRPRWQGMKVENARGQRSELSVPDEITEGVNVRVQGSNIAFQRYRRLVAEGFHAVDVNRRYFEKPVESNVQDAARYVRVDENRARPIHARDGPIASLGHLLENDRSGVRKVTQSDRDNDGEQVEGFYHTVTLGEKRVAEAFPTHTFPREIKHYKAREAKSLSENNPLSHPKIEVAYQVSQWNETISADHESVEELKRQLDETLFSVLADAGVPVDPRDPADEDGENDPWVSDSYFDPMDSAETEVVDIDLTRIRMEQESVVVRYLADGGFSPVEWETLDHAVTDGGKLSPKRTADEIDRHPDSVRRALRRTEQLFEREYGEYALRSNYIAEMVHDAVKRARESARTAFETGAKAIEASKRGLDEAASAFVAWAARHGVDPRDRGGEPIEIDFGTYDADSIKQAKREIRAALREGFSLWKNAGQDPGRFLLGEYKATVEYEIGGELRHGPAQRALSRTETQILRSRIGPEIS from the coding sequence ATGAGCGAAATCGAGACGGTCGCCCCTACTGGTCACGAGTTTACGGTCAACTACAACTACGGGCACGACGGTCTCACGCCGTACTGGGCTACCCGTGCATCGATGGGTTCGACGGGTGGCTCGCGGAAGGCGAGATTCAAACTCGACGGCGAGCGATGGATCGCGACGCTGTATCACCAAGAGAGCGGTATCGTTCACCCTGGCGACGAGACGCCGCAGGGAACGCCGTTCGAATTCGACCGAGTGTTAGAGCCCCGGCTCGCCATCGAGCGCCACCCCGACGAAGACCCGCCCGAGAAGCAGTCTCTGAACGCGCACATGCGGCCCCGGTGGCAGGGGATGAAGGTCGAGAACGCCCGCGGCCAGCGCAGTGAGTTGAGCGTTCCCGACGAGATCACCGAGGGTGTCAACGTCAGGGTTCAGGGGTCGAACATCGCCTTCCAGCGCTATCGCCGACTCGTCGCCGAAGGCTTCCACGCGGTCGATGTGAACCGACGCTATTTCGAGAAGCCCGTTGAGTCGAACGTGCAGGACGCCGCCCGCTACGTCCGAGTCGATGAGAATAGAGCGCGGCCGATCCACGCCCGCGATGGGCCGATTGCGTCACTCGGTCACCTACTCGAAAACGACCGCTCCGGCGTTCGGAAGGTCACGCAGTCCGATCGCGACAACGACGGCGAGCAGGTCGAAGGCTTCTATCACACCGTCACACTCGGCGAGAAGCGAGTCGCCGAGGCGTTTCCGACGCACACCTTTCCCCGCGAGATCAAGCACTACAAGGCCCGAGAGGCTAAATCACTCTCAGAAAACAACCCGCTCTCCCATCCGAAAATAGAGGTCGCCTACCAGGTATCGCAGTGGAACGAGACGATATCTGCGGATCACGAGTCGGTCGAGGAACTGAAGCGCCAGCTCGACGAAACGCTGTTTTCGGTTCTCGCCGACGCTGGGGTTCCCGTCGATCCGCGCGACCCTGCCGACGAAGACGGTGAAAACGATCCGTGGGTATCGGATTCGTATTTCGATCCGATGGACTCGGCCGAAACCGAGGTCGTCGACATCGATCTGACGCGGATCAGGATGGAACAGGAATCGGTCGTCGTCCGGTATCTCGCCGACGGCGGGTTCTCACCCGTCGAATGGGAAACGCTCGATCACGCGGTGACTGACGGCGGCAAACTGTCGCCGAAGCGCACCGCGGACGAGATCGACCGCCACCCTGACAGCGTTCGCCGAGCGCTCCGCCGGACGGAGCAACTGTTTGAACGCGAATACGGCGAGTACGCACTCCGGTCGAACTACATCGCCGAGATGGTCCACGACGCCGTGAAGCGAGCGCGAGAGTCCGCCCGAACCGCGTTCGAGACGGGCGCGAAGGCGATCGAGGCGAGCAAACGCGGACTCGACGAGGCGGCCAGCGCGTTCGTAGCGTGGGCCGCACGACATGGAGTCGACCCGCGCGACCGAGGCGGTGAACCGATCGAGATCGATTTCGGCACCTACGACGCCGATTCGATCAAGCAGGCGAAACGCGAGATTCGCGCCGCGCTCCGTGAAGGCTTCAGCCTCTGGAAGAACGCCGGTCAGGACCCTGGCCGGTTCCTGCTGGGCGAGTACAAAGCGACGGTCGAGTACGAAATTGGCGGGGAACTTCGACACGGCCCTGCACAGAGAGCGCTATCGCGGACCGAGACGCAGATTCTTCGGTCCCGAATCGGGCCCGAGATCTCGTAG
- a CDS encoding tyrosine-type recombinase/integrase: MYMEGRRDELSKQTIPSHVYRLEAFEQWCEEEGIENLNELTGRDLYAFRVWRREGHGKGRQEIATITLRGQLATVRAFLRFCADIDAVPEDLHEKVPLPTVSGSESVSDTTLEPDRAIEILDYLNRHHYASRQHVILLLLWHTGARIGGIRALDLDDCELDSDTPGVEFVHRPEQDTPLKNGEKGERWNSIGGHVAGVVQDYIDGPRDQVTDDYGRAPLITTTHGRASRSTLRDTLYSITRPCQRGAGCPHDRDPEECDATYYVKASTCPSSRSPHDVRSGRVTAYRRQDVPRQVVGDRLDASGNILDKHYDRRSERQKAKQRRDYLPDQ, encoded by the coding sequence ATGTACATGGAGGGCCGTCGAGACGAGTTGAGCAAGCAGACGATTCCCTCCCACGTCTACCGACTCGAAGCGTTCGAGCAATGGTGTGAAGAGGAAGGAATCGAGAACCTGAACGAACTCACTGGGCGAGACCTGTACGCGTTCCGCGTGTGGCGGCGAGAAGGTCACGGGAAGGGACGCCAGGAGATCGCGACGATCACCCTGCGTGGTCAGCTCGCGACCGTCCGCGCGTTCCTTCGGTTCTGTGCGGACATCGACGCCGTACCGGAGGACCTTCACGAAAAGGTCCCGCTCCCGACGGTTTCCGGAAGCGAATCGGTGAGCGACACCACGCTCGAACCGGACCGGGCGATCGAGATACTCGACTACCTCAACCGCCACCACTACGCATCCCGGCAGCACGTCATCCTCCTCCTGCTCTGGCACACAGGGGCTCGGATCGGCGGGATTCGAGCGCTGGATCTCGACGACTGCGAACTCGACTCCGATACGCCAGGGGTCGAGTTCGTCCACCGCCCAGAGCAGGATACGCCGCTAAAGAACGGCGAGAAGGGCGAGCGATGGAACAGCATCGGCGGGCACGTCGCCGGCGTCGTCCAGGACTACATCGATGGACCGAGGGATCAGGTCACCGACGACTACGGCCGCGCCCCGCTCATCACGACGACTCACGGTCGCGCTTCTCGATCGACGCTGCGGGATACGCTCTACTCGATTACCCGGCCCTGCCAGCGCGGCGCCGGCTGTCCGCACGATCGCGACCCGGAAGAGTGCGACGCGACGTACTACGTCAAGGCGAGCACCTGCCCGTCGTCACGGTCACCGCACGACGTCCGGAGCGGCCGGGTGACGGCGTACCGTCGCCAGGACGTCCCCCGCCAGGTCGTCGGGGACCGTCTCGACGCGAGCGGCAACATCCTCGATAAGCACTACGACCGCCGTAGCGAGCGCCAGAAGGCGAAACAGCGACGCGACTATCTTCCAGACCAATGA
- a CDS encoding sigma factor-like helix-turn-helix DNA-binding protein, translating to MAVYLSILGGLTREEVAEKMGVQEGTIRKYISEYKQGER from the coding sequence ATGGCGGTATATTTGAGTATATTAGGGGGCCTGACCCGAGAAGAGGTTGCTGAAAAGATGGGTGTCCAAGAAGGGACTATTCGGAAATATATTTCTGAGTATAAACAGGGCGAACGGTAG